Part of the Sulfuricurvum kujiense DSM 16994 genome, CATTTATAATAGAATATTAGCCCATCCGAATGCCGAAAAAAAACTTCGTAAACGTCCTTTGTTTCAAGATATTGAAAAAGCGCGAAAGCTGTATGATGAACGCTCAGTCCTTTACAAAAAAGCGGCTGATATTGTTATTGATGTCAGTGACAAAGATATTCCCGAAGTAGCCAAAGAGATACTTAAAAAGGCCAAATAGCATGAAAAAAATTATTTTTACCCTTTTAGTTTTGACGTTTTCACTCTTCGGAGCGGACATCAAATGGGAAAAGGATATCGTCTCTGCCGTTGATCGAGCCGCGAAAGAGAAAAAGCCGCTTATGGTGTTAGTGACGAAAAACGGCTGTCGATGGTGTGAAGTTTTAAAAGAAAAAACGTTGAAGACACCTAAAGTCGTTTCGATCGTCAATCATGATTTTGTCGCATACGAGGGAGTCGTCGACGAGGGGACGGTTCCGCCGTCTTTGATGACGCAGGGAACTCCGGCAACATGGTTTATCAAAGGGAAATCGCCGATGTTTGAACCGATTATGGGGGCGGTAGAGAGTGAAGACTTTCTAAAAGCGCTTGATATCGTCAAGCAAGAGTATAAAAAAAGTGCGACGCAAAAGTAAAAAGGACAATCAATGACCCTGATTAATACAAATGAACCCAACTTTAAATCTGTTTTTGACGAGCTGCTGGGGCGCGGCAAAATGGACATGGAACACGTCTCCTCTATCGTCAAAGGGCTGATTGATGAGATTCGTTCAGACGGAGATTCCGCCTTGATGACCCATATTGCGAAATTTGACCGATGGAGTCCGTCAAACGGTGCAGAGCTGCGTATTGACGCTGCAGACATGAAACGCGCATACGAGGCATTGGATCCGACACTCAAAGCCTCTTTGCATTTAGCGTATGACCGTATTCGCACGTATCATGAAAAACAGCTTCCGAAAAGTTGGTTCGATACCGAAGCCAACGGAACGATATTGGGGCAAAAAGTCACTCCGGTCGATCGTGCCGGCCTTTATATCCCCGGAGGGAAAGCGGCATATCCGAGTTCATTGCTGATGAATGTTATTCCTGCCCAAGTAGCGGGTGTTGAACACATCGTCGTAACGACACCGACTCCGGATAATGAACCCAACGAGCTTTTATTGGCGGCGTGCCATTTGTGCGGTGTTACCGAAGTGTTCAAGGTGGGCGGAGCGAGCGCGATTGCAGCCATGGCATACGGTACGGAAACGATTCCGAAAGTCGATGTCATTACCGGACCGGGTAATATTTTCGTGGCAACGGCGAAAAAAATGGTATTCGGAGAGGTCAATATCGATATGATCGCCGGACCCAGCGAAATCGGTGTATTAGCAGACGATTCGGCTAATCCGTCCCATATTGCCATTGATTTGCTTTCTCAGGCTGAACACGATGAGATGGCAAGCTCTATCTTGATCACGCCGTCTCAAAAATTTGCGGAAGCGTGTGCGGCAGAGGTTGAAGTCTGGCTCAAAAAACTTCCGAGAGAAGAGATCGCCCGCAAATCGATCGACGAGCGTGCCGCTATCATCGTGACGTCGTCGATGGAAGAAGCGGTAAAATTTATGAACGAGATTGCACCGGAGCATTTGGAAGTAGCGACTGATAACCCTTTCGCATTGCTCCCCTCTATCAAACATGCCGGAGCGATTTTCTTGGGTCACTATACTCCTGAAGCGATCGGTGACTATGTTGCAGGACCGAATCATACTCTTCCGACCGGAGGGACGGCGAAGTTCTATTCTCCGCTCGGTGTTGAGAACTTTATGAAAAAATCTTCGATTATTTCCTTTTCCCGCCAAGCGATCAACGAAATCGGCGAAGCGTGTGCACTTATCGCACATACCGAAGGTCTTGGTGCTCACGAAGCCTCTGTCCGCTGTCGATTAGACGTCTAAATATTAACCTTTATAAAACTCTCTAATAATGAGAGTTTATTTTTACAAACGGTAACATATCAAAAAGTTATAGCAAAATTGATTTTACATTTAGGATCGGTTTACACAAATTTAGCTATTATCGATCCAGCAGTAATGCCGTTTAATGCCTGTAATCACGGCATCAAATAAAGATTATTCATGTGACTTATGACATGAATGGCAGCAACGTGAATCAGGAATAAGGAGAATATATGCAGTTAGGTTTCTTGGTAGACCTTCGCCTATGTATGGGGTGTAAGGGCTGTGAGATTGCGTGTAAAGTGGAAAATGAAGTTCCCCTTTCTACATGGCGTCTACGTGTCAAATATGTCGATGTGGGGACATTTCCCGAAACGAAACGGACGTTTACACCGCTTCGCTGTAACCACTGCGCCAATGCGCCGTGTGAGCGAATTTGTCCGGTAAGTGCACTTCACTACATCGAAAATGGAATCGTTAATATCGATAAAGAGCGCTGTATCGGGTGTGCCGGGTGTGTTATGGCGTGTCCGTACGGTGCGATCTATATCGATCCGCAAACACAAACGGCCGATAAATGTACCTATTGTGCACACCGTGTTGCAAGTGCTATGATGCCATCATGTGTCGTAGCATGTCCGGTAGAGGCAAATATCTTCGGTGACTTGGATGATCCGATGTCGAATATCAGTAAATATATTCAGTCCCATCAAGGGAACGTTCAAGTACGCAAACCGGAAAAAGGGACTGATCCACACCACTTCTACGTAGGCGGCGGCAATGTAACACTTAATCCGTTGGCATCGTTCCGCGGTGAAGGCCACAACCTTTTCAATAATCTTAAACATCTCCCGATTGGAGGGCACTGATGGTACACGAAACAATAGCGGCAACAAACGCGGTTGTAACTCTTGACGTTGCTCTTCCGGGAATCGTATGGGGTTGGATCATAACGATGAATATGTGGGCGAAAAGTATCGGTACCGGTATTATTTTCCTCGGCTTTTTCTTGTTGAAAAAATATCCGGAGCAAACAGGATTTATCCGTTTCCCGATAGCGGCAATTTCGATTGTATTTATTCATATTTTCTTATTTTTTACCGTTATCGATTTACATCAAATGTTCCGTTTTTGGCACATTTTCTTTTATCCTCATCTGACATCGGCGATTACGATCGGTGCATGGATGGCGACAGGATTTGTCGGATTGCTGTTCGGCATGGCGTATGCGATCTATATGAAAAAAGATGAAGCGCTATACGATAAGTTGCTCGGATGGACTGTTCTTCTGGCTGTTCCGGTAACGTTGTATACGGCGGGTCTTATGGCGCAATCAACAGCGCGTGAATTGTGGCAGATGCCGACCGAATCGGCGCAAATGATTTTGGCCGCTTTGTTGGCCGGAACTTCGGCAATGATCCTTTTGGGCGGAAACAAATTTTCGGATACGATTAAAAAAGATCTTGCGATTATTTTGGGGCTTGCGGCAGCAGCGGCATTTATCCTCTATATGGCGGAACTTATTTTCGGCCCGATGAAAGCCGAAGAAGTTGCTGCGGTCTTGCATTATATTAAAGGCGGCGAGTACACAGTCATGTTCTGGATCGGTCAGGCTATGGCATTTATTGTACCGATGATCCTTGTATGCTTGAGTCTTAAAAACCAATCGTATTATTTGTTAAAAATCGCAGCCGTATCGGCATTAGTCGGTTTGTGGGTGAGCAAACACGTTTGGCTCGTTATCCCCCAATTGTTACCAATGAGCTAAAGAGGATTAATTATGATGTATTTAGAAAGCAGAAGAACATTTTTAAAAGGCACCGCACTTACCGTAGCGGGTGCCGCAATTGCTAAAGGTGTATTTACGACCGATGCTGCTGCAGAATCGGTAAAAGCGAGTAAATTCACCAACACCCCTGATACTTTGTCCTTCTATCCACCGTTGGATCAATGGGGACAATTTCAGGAACTTGACGGAGTAGATTGGAAACGGGGCGGTATCGATCGTCACGGTGTACAAAGTGAAAATAATCCGGATGGTATCTATGTTAATGACTATATGATCGTTCCGACGGCGTGTTCGAACTGTGAAGCGTCATGTGGGTTGACCGCTTGGATTGACAAAAAAACGTTTACGGTTAAAAAATACATGGGTAACCCGCTTCATCCGGGTTCACGCGGGCGTAACTGTGCGAAAGGGTATGCGGTTCAATCGCAAATGTACGATCCGGATCGTATTCCGTTCCCGTTGAAACGTGCCCCTGGTTCTAAACGCGGTGAAGGAAAATGGATCCGGACCACGTGGGATGAAGCGATGGGGACTATCGGTAAAAAAATGGCCGATACGATCCGTAAAGGGGATCTCCTTTCGAAAAAATCGGTTATGTATCATGTCGGACGTCCGAATGAAAACGGTTTCGTGCCTCAAATTTGGGAAACATTGGGGCTTGACTCCTATAACTCTCATACTAACATCTGTTCCTCAAACGGACGTACTCCTACGATTTGGACAGCGAATGATGACCGTACGAGTCCGGACTGGGCGAATGCGAAACTCATTTTCTTGAACTCTTCGCATGCCGCCGATGCAGGGCACTATTTTGCCCAATCGGCAGCGTTTATCGCTGATGCCCGTAAAAAAGGGGCAAAGATGGTCGTAATGGATCCTCGTATGTCAAACTCGGCAGGGATGTCCGATCTTTGGATCGCAGCATGGCCGGGAACGGAAACGGCGATTTATCTTTACTTAGCCAACCGTATTTTGAATGAAAATATGGTAGACAAAAAATTCGTAAAAAAATGGTTCAACTGGGAAACGTTGATGAACGATTCAGAACATCTGAATTTTATGGTAGAAAAAGGGCAAATTTCCAAACTCCCAGCAGGACGTGACTTTGAGAGCTATCTTGAGCTGCTAAAAGATATGTATTCTCCGTATACATTGGAATATGCGGTCAAAGAGACTCATGTTCCGGCGTATAAACTTGAAAAACTTTATGAGATGTTTATTTGGGCTGGAGACGCTATTTCTACCTATATCTGGCGTGCAACGGCTGCGGGTAACCGCGGTGGATGGATGAGCGGTCGTGCGGCCTATTTTGCGATCGGTCTTCGCGGTGCGATCGGGACTGAAGGGGGAACTTTCTTCCACCACTGGCACGTTATATCCGTCTCCGGTAAAGGTGGGAGTGCAACCGTAGGTCAAGGGGTTTCGGGTGCCGATGTACCGAAGGTACAAGCATGGAATGAGCTTACTTGGCCGCCGGAATGGCCGTTATCGACCTATGAACTTTCTTATCTTCTTCCACATCTCCTGACGGATAAGGCATGGCAGAAAAAATGGAATGATCGCGGATTGACGGTTCCAAGTAAATTGGCAGTCTATATTCCTCGTATGTATAACCCTGTTTGGATCAATCCGGACGGCTTCCGCTGGATAGAAGTGTTGAAAAATGAAGAGATTATGGAACTTACGATGAACCTCTCACCGGTATGGTCAGAGACCAACTGGTACATGGACTATGTTCTCCCTGTCGGGCTTGCGGGTGAGCGCCATGACCAACACTCGGAAGCAACTTTCCCGGCTCGTTGGACAACATTTCGTCAGCCGGTATTGCGTGTAGCGTTGGAAAAATCGGGCTGGAAAGCTAAAAATCCTGCACGTGCAACTCTCGAAGCGCACATCAAAGCGGGTCTGGGGGAAGTATGGGAAGAGAATGAATTCTGGTTCCAGCTTTGTACCGATTTCATTGATCCGGACGGATCTCTCGGAATCAAAAAAATGTGGGAGTCCAAACGTCATCCGGGTAAAACGGTTACTATTTCTGAATGGTACGATGCGGCGTTCGGAGACAATTTGCCGAAACTCAAAGAGACGGCAACGAATGATCCTCGCTATATGAATGAAGAGTTCCCAGTTTATTCGTATCTACGTGATCACGGGGTATGGATGGAAGAGGATAAAATCTACCATGCAATGGAACGCGAACTAAAAATGGAAGAGGGCGAAGTTATTTCACATGGTCATAAATTTGCCGCTTCCACGATGAGTGTCGGTGCGGGCGGTATTATCTCTGCACAAGATCACAACGGTAAAGAGAAAAAAATCGGTGTTGAAATCGACGGTAAAAAAATGGAAGGGTTTGCAACACTTTCTAAAAAGTTAGAGTTCTATACTCAGTGGGCAACCGATTGGAAGTGGAGAGAGTACGCAATGCCGTTCTATCCGCGTAACGACAAAGAAAAAGGGGAGATGGTCCACATCGTTTCGCATGTCAATCATATGTATATGAAAGAGGAGAACTCATTTGCTCTGAATACCGTTTTCCGTTTGCCGTATAACATTCACACACGTTCAGCAAACTCGAAACACCTTATGGAGATCAGCCAAAACCATGACCCGATCTGGATTTCGACAAAAGATGCACAGCGTCTCGGATTCAAACGCGGTGATGCTATTCGTGTCAAAATTGTCGATACGGTTTCTGGATTAGAGAGCGGTCATTTTGTCGCTATGGCGGTTCCGACAGAGGGTGTTCTTCCGGGGACACTCGCGTGTTCTCACCATGGCGGACGCTGGAAACTGACCAATGCCGTTACGATTCCAAACGGTGTAAGTGACGGCAAAGTGGCACCGGGTGCTGCTCCGCGTGATTTAGGGAATAAAGAGTTCTTAGCTGAATCTCCGGCAAATGTCGGAAAAGCGGACGGACAAAGCATTATTGACGATTATGAAGGTACTACGGGGCTAAACAGCTTTGGAGTTCCGGTTGCCGAAGTACAAATGGACGGCAAAGTAGGAAAACTCAAATACGTTGAGGGGATCAAACCGTTCCATACGGAGCGTTTCGGTGAATACAACCGTGATTCTGGTAATGTGTGGTGGGACGGTTTGAGCGGTTCATGGCAAAATGCCGTTGCCGCTCCGCATCCGGATCCGGTTTCGGGGATGCACTGCTGGCATCACAAAGTTCTTCTTGAACCGGCGCAAGCGGGAGACAAAATCGGAGATATTTTCGTAAACTACGATAATAACTTTAAAGTCTATCAAGCATGGAGAGATACATTAAGTCGCGGATTGGATGCTAATTCAACCCTCCGCCGTCCTCGCCATATAAAACGTCCGTGGGTCAACCTCGACCCGTCGGTCTACGATGTCAGTATCAAGTCGTAAGACTTGGTACCCCCTTTTAATCTACACCTCTTATACACTTTTCAGCCGTATAAGCTACAATCACACAACTTTATAAAAGGTTTTTACGAATGGATGAAATTATCGCACGCAGTAATTTATATGCGTTGTTATCACGAATATTACTCCAAGAGTTGGATGTTGAGCGTTTAGAAATTCTACGCAATGACGAAACAGTTTTAGAATTTATGCCTCATTGGCGTGATTGGGAACCTCGTAAAACTATCGAAGCACAACAACTTTTGGAAGAATATTTAAATCCAGATTTTACCAACCTGTCATTACTCCATCTGGTACCGTACGAGACATTTTATACCCGGCCTGACCAAATGATCGAAACGGGAGGAGCAAACCCCGTAACCGATATCTATAGTGCGTATGATTTTCTTGTTGATTATGAAGTGGCACGTGTCGTCTCTTCGGATCATATCGGTATCGAGATGGAATTTATGCACCATTTGTGCGAAGCACAGCTCAAAGCATTCGAAGAATCGGATCATGATGCGGTACAAGAGCTGATTAATGTGCAGCATAATTTTTTAAATTCCCATTTATTAAAATGGGCGCCGATGTATCTGATCAACATGAAATATGAGTCACGTACGCCACTTTATTACGATACGGCAGAGATGGCATTGGAATTTATCCTTTCGGATAACGAAACATTGAGTGCTTTGGTAGTGGCGTGAGTCTTTTAGAACTTGCACCCGCACGATGCGTCCGCGCTTTGAGTATCAATTCGATCTGTTCTCATTGTGCTGATGTTTGCCCTACGAATGCTATCAACCTCTCTGCTCGTCTCCCCTCGATTAATCAATCACTTTGTGTCGGATGTGCGGGGTGTGTGGCGGTCTGTCCGAGTGAAGCGCTGGGATTGGATGATTTTAATCCGACGGAGTTTTTCTTTAGTATGGCTTCGGATGCGGAAAATGTGGTTTCGTGCCAAAAAAATCTCCCCTGTATTGCCGCTCTTTCAGTCGAGCATTTAATCTCGTTGTGCAGTCTTAAAAAAGGATTGGTTCTGGATACCGGGCATTGCAACAGCTGCGAGATCGGGGATAAAGTGCTTGAGATGATGGAGGGGAGAATTCAGAGTACGAACTATCTCCTTGAAGCGATAGAGATTGATGAGAGAGTTGTGTGCGAGAAAATTGCCTACAGCAGCGGTGAGACGAATGAACCCAAAGAGAGGAGAGATTTTTTTAAAACCTTTCATCTGAGGGGGATCGCAAAAGTCAAACATGATTTTGAAAAAGAGGTACAAAGTACGACCGACGAGTTTATCGAAGCACATATTGACAGCTCCCATACCCAAGAGCTTAGGACGAAAAAAATCACCGACCGCCGTAAACTCTTTTTTACCGCATTGAAAAGGGTAGAAAAACCGTCCCGATTTCATGTCGTTGATAGTTCTATGATCGATTTTACTTCGCAGAAAATCATGGATGAAGCTAAATGTACCGCTTGTCAGATGTGTTATCGCGTGTGCCCCACCGCGGCGCTCACTTCCGACATGCGGAATTCTAAAATCGATTTTGATCCGTTTTTATGTGTCAAATGCCACTTGTGCCATGACGTATGCGAAAGTGATGCGATTAGTGTTTCAACCTCGTATAATCTCACGGAATGGTTTGAACCTAAAGTGCAGAATCTTATCACTTATACCGTGCGTCGATGCGATGAGTGTGACGGATTGTTCAGTTCGGTGGGGGGCGAGAAAATCTGTCATCGCTGTCAGCTTGAAGAAGAGGAAGCGTTGGAATTATGGGGATTAAATAAATGATGAATAATGATAATACCATTACGGTGGCTACTAAACTTTATGGCTATATTGCTGAAAATGCCCATAGTAGCCGATTTTCGTCGGCAGTCAATCAATTGTTTAAAGATTCCGGAACCAATGCGATGGTCATTCCGATGAATATTCGGCCGGACGACATCGTATTTACATTATCGCAAATGCGCCATTCAAAACTTAGCGGTGCAATAGTCGCAACGGAGTATCAAGAAGAAGCGGCCGGATTGGTTGATACTGTTTCAGACAGTGCGGAAGAACAGGGGATAGTTGATTTGATTTTGATAGAGAATAATCAACTTTCAGGTGATTTGATCATGCCGAAGGCATTGGAGAAATATGCCGAAAATGAGAATTTTAAAGACGATATTGCACTGCGCAGTTTATGTCACTATTTTTATGATTTAACTACAGGAGAAAAAGATGAAAGCAAACGATTTTAGCGATCTAAAGGCCGAATTTGATGCATTTGTACGGGAAAAATGCGATACCGGAAGCTGTGAGAGCGAAGGTAATGAAAATGATCCGGACAATGAGCCGGTACCGAGTTTCGTCGATGAATTGACCGACAAACTTTTGGCTCCGTATCACTGCGGAGCCTATTTCTCGCGTCTGGACATCAAGCGTGTAGCCGAAGCGATCGATGAATCGATTCCGATCAAAGAACGTAAAAAAATGATCAAAGCCCTTTTCCGTCACACAACATCGAAGGAATATTTGCGTAAAGCTTTTGATGAGTTTAACCGTCACTTTGGCGGACGTATTTTGATCTATCAGGAACTCTCAGAAGCATTTCCCGCTTCTAAAGAAATATTTGATGATAATATCGCTAAAATCAAAAAAACACAAAAGATATTAGATCAAATTGTTGAAGACTTTGAAGAGATAGAGTCGACTTTTGATCCGATGATGATTTAAAATAAAATGAAAAAAGGGTAGCTTTGAGTTTTAAACGCCGTATACAGCTCTTTGTTACCTTTCTTATTCTTTTAGTCTCATCGATTTTAACGGTGTCGTTTCTGTATCATGAAGATAAAATAGCGACTGAAAAAGCACTCACCTCTTCTCAAAATATCAAAACGATTTACGATTCCATTCGCAAAGATTTAGAAGATTTTTACACACATCGTGCGTATGCAAATCTTCGTTCATACGGGATTAAAGAGGCTATGATGGCCCGCGATACGGAAAAACTGTATGCATTAACCTTTCCTCGATATACAACCCTTCGTGAAGAAAATCCTAACCTTATGATTATGCAGTTTCATGCGCCCGATGGACACTCAATCCTCCGTATGCATCGAAAAGAGGTTTTCGGAGACGATATCGGCGCACGGCGCCCGATGGTTCATTTGACACACGATACGCAAACCGTGCATACAGGGTTTGAAGGGGGGATTGAGGGAATCGCCTATCGTATTATCGTCCCTTTTGTCGAGAATAAACAGTATATCGGAGCCGTCGAATTCGGCGTTGATCCTGATTTTATTATCAATAAGCTTGTCCAGATAACCAAAATGGATACGCTGTTTATGCTGCATGAGAGCCGTATGGCTGCGGCCGATTCTCAAAAGTATCAGGCAGGGTACAGCGGATACCGCTTTGCCCATTTAAATCCGCTGCAACGCCCTTTGATTGAAGCATTTGTCAAAGATAATCCCGCATTAAATCAACGTATTATCCATCATAACGGAAAAGATTATGATGTCATTCCGATTTATTTAGTCGGTAATGAAGGGAAACCGATCGGCCTCTTTTTATCGTTTAACGATGTGACGATGGGCTATCAAGAAAAATTGCAGATTATTATCCAAAGTATAGTGGTTACATTCATTATCATCATAATGCTTTTAGGCATTATTGAATACGCGTTTGCCCGATTGACCAAAAAAATCAGCTATCAAGATAAATACATATCAACTATTTTGAATTCTCAAAAGAATATTATCATCGTTATTGATGACGGAGAGATCGTATATGTCAATACTGCATTTTTTAACTATCTTCACTATCGCACTTTA contains:
- a CDS encoding molybdopterin-dependent oxidoreductase is translated as MYLESRRTFLKGTALTVAGAAIAKGVFTTDAAAESVKASKFTNTPDTLSFYPPLDQWGQFQELDGVDWKRGGIDRHGVQSENNPDGIYVNDYMIVPTACSNCEASCGLTAWIDKKTFTVKKYMGNPLHPGSRGRNCAKGYAVQSQMYDPDRIPFPLKRAPGSKRGEGKWIRTTWDEAMGTIGKKMADTIRKGDLLSKKSVMYHVGRPNENGFVPQIWETLGLDSYNSHTNICSSNGRTPTIWTANDDRTSPDWANAKLIFLNSSHAADAGHYFAQSAAFIADARKKGAKMVVMDPRMSNSAGMSDLWIAAWPGTETAIYLYLANRILNENMVDKKFVKKWFNWETLMNDSEHLNFMVEKGQISKLPAGRDFESYLELLKDMYSPYTLEYAVKETHVPAYKLEKLYEMFIWAGDAISTYIWRATAAGNRGGWMSGRAAYFAIGLRGAIGTEGGTFFHHWHVISVSGKGGSATVGQGVSGADVPKVQAWNELTWPPEWPLSTYELSYLLPHLLTDKAWQKKWNDRGLTVPSKLAVYIPRMYNPVWINPDGFRWIEVLKNEEIMELTMNLSPVWSETNWYMDYVLPVGLAGERHDQHSEATFPARWTTFRQPVLRVALEKSGWKAKNPARATLEAHIKAGLGEVWEENEFWFQLCTDFIDPDGSLGIKKMWESKRHPGKTVTISEWYDAAFGDNLPKLKETATNDPRYMNEEFPVYSYLRDHGVWMEEDKIYHAMERELKMEEGEVISHGHKFAASTMSVGAGGIISAQDHNGKEKKIGVEIDGKKMEGFATLSKKLEFYTQWATDWKWREYAMPFYPRNDKEKGEMVHIVSHVNHMYMKEENSFALNTVFRLPYNIHTRSANSKHLMEISQNHDPIWISTKDAQRLGFKRGDAIRVKIVDTVSGLESGHFVAMAVPTEGVLPGTLACSHHGGRWKLTNAVTIPNGVSDGKVAPGAAPRDLGNKEFLAESPANVGKADGQSIIDDYEGTTGLNSFGVPVAEVQMDGKVGKLKYVEGIKPFHTERFGEYNRDSGNVWWDGLSGSWQNAVAAPHPDPVSGMHCWHHKVLLEPAQAGDKIGDIFVNYDNNFKVYQAWRDTLSRGLDANSTLRRPRHIKRPWVNLDPSVYDVSIKS
- the nrfD gene encoding NrfD/PsrC family molybdoenzyme membrane anchor subunit → MVHETIAATNAVVTLDVALPGIVWGWIITMNMWAKSIGTGIIFLGFFLLKKYPEQTGFIRFPIAAISIVFIHIFLFFTVIDLHQMFRFWHIFFYPHLTSAITIGAWMATGFVGLLFGMAYAIYMKKDEALYDKLLGWTVLLAVPVTLYTAGLMAQSTARELWQMPTESAQMILAALLAGTSAMILLGGNKFSDTIKKDLAIILGLAAAAAFILYMAELIFGPMKAEEVAAVLHYIKGGEYTVMFWIGQAMAFIVPMILVCLSLKNQSYYLLKIAAVSALVGLWVSKHVWLVIPQLLPMS
- a CDS encoding thioredoxin family protein, with product MKKIIFTLLVLTFSLFGADIKWEKDIVSAVDRAAKEKKPLMVLVTKNGCRWCEVLKEKTLKTPKVVSIVNHDFVAYEGVVDEGTVPPSLMTQGTPATWFIKGKSPMFEPIMGAVESEDFLKALDIVKQEYKKSATQK
- a CDS encoding 4Fe-4S binding protein, producing the protein MSLLELAPARCVRALSINSICSHCADVCPTNAINLSARLPSINQSLCVGCAGCVAVCPSEALGLDDFNPTEFFFSMASDAENVVSCQKNLPCIAALSVEHLISLCSLKKGLVLDTGHCNSCEIGDKVLEMMEGRIQSTNYLLEAIEIDERVVCEKIAYSSGETNEPKERRDFFKTFHLRGIAKVKHDFEKEVQSTTDEFIEAHIDSSHTQELRTKKITDRRKLFFTALKRVEKPSRFHVVDSSMIDFTSQKIMDEAKCTACQMCYRVCPTAALTSDMRNSKIDFDPFLCVKCHLCHDVCESDAISVSTSYNLTEWFEPKVQNLITYTVRRCDECDGLFSSVGGEKICHRCQLEEEEALELWGLNK
- a CDS encoding diguanylate cyclase, with product MSFKRRIQLFVTFLILLVSSILTVSFLYHEDKIATEKALTSSQNIKTIYDSIRKDLEDFYTHRAYANLRSYGIKEAMMARDTEKLYALTFPRYTTLREENPNLMIMQFHAPDGHSILRMHRKEVFGDDIGARRPMVHLTHDTQTVHTGFEGGIEGIAYRIIVPFVENKQYIGAVEFGVDPDFIINKLVQITKMDTLFMLHESRMAAADSQKYQAGYSGYRFAHLNPLQRPLIEAFVKDNPALNQRIIHHNGKDYDVIPIYLVGNEGKPIGLFLSFNDVTMGYQEKLQIIIQSIVVTFIIIIMLLGIIEYAFARLTKKISYQDKYISTILNSQKNIIIVIDDGEIVYVNTAFFNYLHYRTLEEFTQKHRCICELFETTDSENYLQPKMDGKTWSEYILAHKEIEHKAKITRNGKTSIFTVDVQKIEYENVFRQVVVLSDITNLNNLATVDMLTQVTNRFEFDKMLGHSISVSKRYGRTLSVLLVDIDHFKLINDNFGHLVGDEVLKSFSSLLRQQIRQSDIVARWGGEEFIILLPDTALSSAIIMAEALRQRIEVNPFEAVGNITCSIGVAEFNSVEEADDLLQRADENLYRAKHSGRNRVVA
- the hisD gene encoding histidinol dehydrogenase, encoding MTLINTNEPNFKSVFDELLGRGKMDMEHVSSIVKGLIDEIRSDGDSALMTHIAKFDRWSPSNGAELRIDAADMKRAYEALDPTLKASLHLAYDRIRTYHEKQLPKSWFDTEANGTILGQKVTPVDRAGLYIPGGKAAYPSSLLMNVIPAQVAGVEHIVVTTPTPDNEPNELLLAACHLCGVTEVFKVGGASAIAAMAYGTETIPKVDVITGPGNIFVATAKKMVFGEVNIDMIAGPSEIGVLADDSANPSHIAIDLLSQAEHDEMASSILITPSQKFAEACAAEVEVWLKKLPREEIARKSIDERAAIIVTSSMEEAVKFMNEIAPEHLEVATDNPFALLPSIKHAGAIFLGHYTPEAIGDYVAGPNHTLPTGGTAKFYSPLGVENFMKKSSIISFSRQAINEIGEACALIAHTEGLGAHEASVRCRLDV
- a CDS encoding 4Fe-4S dicluster domain-containing protein, coding for MQLGFLVDLRLCMGCKGCEIACKVENEVPLSTWRLRVKYVDVGTFPETKRTFTPLRCNHCANAPCERICPVSALHYIENGIVNIDKERCIGCAGCVMACPYGAIYIDPQTQTADKCTYCAHRVASAMMPSCVVACPVEANIFGDLDDPMSNISKYIQSHQGNVQVRKPEKGTDPHHFYVGGGNVTLNPLASFRGEGHNLFNNLKHLPIGGH
- a CDS encoding TorD/DmsD family molecular chaperone — encoded protein: MDEIIARSNLYALLSRILLQELDVERLEILRNDETVLEFMPHWRDWEPRKTIEAQQLLEEYLNPDFTNLSLLHLVPYETFYTRPDQMIETGGANPVTDIYSAYDFLVDYEVARVVSSDHIGIEMEFMHHLCEAQLKAFEESDHDAVQELINVQHNFLNSHLLKWAPMYLINMKYESRTPLYYDTAEMALEFILSDNETLSALVVA